A single Pan troglodytes isolate AG18354 chromosome 19, NHGRI_mPanTro3-v2.0_pri, whole genome shotgun sequence DNA region contains:
- the MINK1 gene encoding misshapen-like kinase 1 isoform X37: protein MGDPAPARSLDDIDLSALRDPAGIFELVEVVGNGTYGQVYKGRHVKTGQLAAIKVMDVTEDEEEEIKQEINMLKKYSHHRNIATYYGAFIKKSPPGNDDQLWLVMEFCGAGSVTDLVKNTKGNALKEDCIAYICREILRGLAHLHAHKVIHRDIKGQNVLLTENAEVKLVDFGVSAQLDRTVGRRNTFIGTPYWMAPEVIACDENPDATYDYRSDIWSLGITAIEMAEGAPPLCDMHPMRALFLIPRNPPPRLKSKKWSKKFIDFIDTCLIKTYLSRPPTEQLLKFPFIRDQPTERQVRIQLKDHIDRSRKKRGEKEETEYEYSGSEEEDDSHGEEGEPSSIMNVPGESTLRREFLRLQQENKSNSEALKQQQQLQQQQQRDPEAHIKHLLHQRQRRIEEQKEERRRVEEQQRREREQRKLQEKEQQRRLEDMQALRREEERRQAEREQEYKRKQLEEQRQSERLQRQLQQEHAYLKSLQQQQQQQQLQKQQQQQLLPGDRKPLYHYGRGMNPADKPAWAREVEERTRMNKQQNSPLAKSKPGSTGPEPPIPQASPGPPGPLSQTPPMQRPVEPQEGPHKSLQDQPTRNLAAFPASHDPDPAIPAPTATPSARGAVIRQNSDPTSEGPGPSPNPPAWVRPDNEAPPKVPQRTSSIATALNTSGAGGSRPAQAVRASNPDLRRSDPGWERSDSVLPASHGHLPQAGSLERNRVGASSKLDSSPVLSPGNKAKPDDHRSRPGRPADFVLLKERTLDEAPRPPKKAMDYSSSSEEVESSEEDEEEGEGGPAEGSRDTPGGRDGDTDSVSTMVVHDVEEITGTQPPYGGGTMVVQRTPEEERNLLHADSNGYTNLPDVVQPSHSPTENSKGQSPPSKDGSGDYQSRGLVKAPGKSSFTMFVDLGIYQPGGSGDSIPITALVGGEGTRLDQLQYDVRKGSVVNVNPTNTRAHSETPEIRKYKKRFNSEILCAALWGVNLLVGTENGLMLLDRSGQGKVYGLIGRRRFQQMDVLEGLNLLITISGKRNKLRVYYLSWLRNKILHNDPEVEKKQGWTTVGDMEGCGHYRVVKYERIKFLVIALKSSVEVYAWAPKPYHKFMAFKSFADLPHRPLLVDLTVEEGQRLKVIYGSSAGFHAVDVDSGNSYDIYIPVHIQSQITPHAIIFLPNTDGMEMLLCYEDEGVYVNTYGRIIKDVVLQWGEMPTSVAYICSNQIMGWGEKAIEIRSVETGHLDGVFMHKRAQRLKFLCERNDKVFFASVRSGGSSQVYFMTLNRNCIMNW, encoded by the exons GGTCGGCATGTCAAGACGGGGCAGCTGGCTGCCATCAAGGTCATGGATGTCACGGAG GACGAGGAGGAAGAGATCAAACAGGAGATCAACATGCTGAAAAAGTACTCTCACCACCGCAACATCGCCACCTACTACGGAGCCTTCATCAAGAAGAGCCCCCCAGGAAACGATGACCAGCTCTGG CTGGTGATGGAGTTCTGTGGTGCTGGTTCGGTGACTGACCTGGTAAAGAACACAAAAGGCAACGCCCTGAAGGAGGACTGTATCGCCTATATCTGCAGGGAGATCCTCAGG GGTCTGGCCCATCTCCATGCCCACAAGGTGATCCATCGAGACATCAAGGGGCAGAATGTGCTGCTGACAGAGAATGCTGAGGTCAAGCTAG TGGATTTTGGGGTGAGTGCTCAGCTGGACCGCACCGTGGGCAGACGGAACACTTTCATTGGGACTCCCTACTGGATGGCTCCAGAGGTCATCGCCTGTGATGAGAACCCTGATGCCACCTATGATTACAGG AGTGATATTTGGTCTCTAGGAATCACAGCCATCGAGATGGCAGAGGGAGCCCCCC CTCTGTGTGACATGCACCCCATGCGAGCCCTCTTCCTCATTCCTCGGAACCCTCCGCCCAGGCTCAAGTCCAAGAAGTG GTCTAAGAAGTTCATTGACTTCATTGACACATGTCTCATCAAGACTTACCTGAGCCGCCCACCCACGGAGCAGCTACTGAAGTTTCCCTTCATCCGGGACCAGCCCACGGAGCGGCAGGTCCGCATCCAGCTTAAGGACCACATTGACCGATCCCGGAAGAAGCGGGGTGAGAAAG AGGAGACAGAATATGAGTACAGCGGCAGCGAGGAGGAAGATGACAGCCATGGAGAGGAAGGAGAGCCAAG CTCCATCATGAACGTGCCTGGAGAGTCGACTCTACGCCGGGAGTTTCTCCGGCTCCAGCAGGAAAATAAGAGCAACTCAGAGGCtttaaaacagcagcagcagctgcagcagcagcagcagcgagaCCCCGAGGCACACATCAAACACCTGCTGCACCAGCGGCAGCGGCGCATAGAGGAGCAGAAGGAGGAGCGGCGCCGCGTGGAGGAG CAACAGCGGCGGGAGCGGGAGCAGCGGAAGCTGCAGGAGAAGGAGCAGCAGCGGCGGCTGGAGGACATGCAGGCTCTGCGGCGGGAGGAGGAGCGGCGGCAGGCGGAGCGCGAGCAG GAATACAAGCGGAAGCAGCTGGAGGAGCAGCGGCAGTCAGAACGTCTCCAGAGGcagctgcagcaggagcatgCCTACCTCAAGTCcctgcagcagcagcaacagcagcagcagcttcagaaacagcagcagcagcagctcctgcCTGGGGACAGGAAGCCCCTGTACCATTATGGTCGGGGCATGAATCCCGCTGACAAACCAGCCTGGGCCCGAGAG GTAGAAGAGAGAACAAGGATGAACAAGCAGCAGAACTCTCCCTTGGCCAAGAGCAAGCCAGGCAGCACGGGGCCTGAGCCCCCCATCCCCCAGGCCTCCCCAGGGCCCCCAGGACCCCTTTCCCAGACTCCTCCTATGCAGAGGCCGGTGGAGCCCCAGGAGGGACCGCACAAG TCCCTGCAGGACCAGCCCACCCGAAACCTGGCTGCCTTCCCAGCCTCCCATGACCCCGACCCTGCCATCCCCGCACCCACTGCCACGCCCAGTGCCCGAGGAGCTGTTATCCGCCAGAATTCAGACCCCACCTCTGAAGGACCTGGCCCCAGCCCGAATCCCCCAGCCTGGGTCCGCCCAGATAACGAGGCCCCACCCAAG GTGCCTCAGAGAACCTCATCTATCGCCACTGCCCTTAACACCAGTGGGGCCGGAGGGTCCCGGCCAGCCCAGGCAGTCCGTGCCAG TAACCCCGACCTCAGGAGGAGCGACCCTGGCTGGGAACGCTCGGACAGCGTCCTTCCAGCCTCTCACGGGCACCTCCCCCAGGCTGGCTCACTGGAGCGGAACCGCGTGGGAG CCTCCTCCAAACTGGACAGCTCCCCTGTGCTCTCCCCTGGGAATAAAGCCAAGCCCGACGACCACCGCTCACGGCCAGGCCGGCCCGCA GACTTTGTGTTGCTGAAAGAGCGGACTCTGGACGaggcccctcggcctcccaagaaggCCATGGACTACTCGTCGTCCAGCGAGGAGGTGGAAAGCAgtgaggaggacgaggaggaagGCGAAGGCGGGCCAGCAGAGGGGAGCAGAGATACCCCTGGGGGCCG CGATGGGGATACAGACAGCGTCAGCACCATGGTGGTCCACGACGTCGAGGAGATCACCGGGACCCAGCCCCCATACGGGGGCGGCACCATGGTGGTCCAGCGC ACCCCTGAAGAGGAGCGGAACCTGCTGCATGCTGACAGCAATGGGTACACAAACCTGCCTGACGTGGTCCAGCCCAGCCACTCACCCACCGAGAACAGCAAAGGCCAAAGCCCACCCTCGAAGGATGGGAGTGGTGAC TACCAGTCTCGTGGGCTGGTAAAGGCCCCTGGCAAGAGCTCGTTCACGATGTTTGTGGATCTAGGGATCTACCAGCCTGGAGGCAGTGGGGACAGCATCCCCATCACAG CCCTAGTGGGTGGAGAGGGCACTCGGCTCGACCAGCTGCAGTACGACGTGAGGAAGGGTTCTGTGGTCAACGTGAATCCCACCAACACCCGGGCCCACAGTGAGACCCCTGAGATCCGGAAGTACAAGAAGCGATTCAACTCCGAGATCCTCTGTGCAGCCCTTTGGG GGGTCAACCTGCTGGTGGGCACGGAGAACGGGCTGATGTTGCTGGACCGAAGTGGGCAGGGCAAGGTGTATGGACTCATTGGGCGGCGACGCTTCCAGCAGATGGATGTGCTGGAGGGGCTCAACCTGCTCATCACCATCTCAG GGAAAAGGAACAAACTGCGGGTGTATTACCTGTCCTGGCTCCGGAACAAGATTCTGCACAATGACCCAGAAGTGGAGAAGAAGCAGGGCTGGACCACCGTGGGGGACATGGAGGGCTGCGGGCACTACCGTGTCG TGAAATACGAGCGGATTAAGTTCCTGGTCATCGCCCTCAAGAGCTCCGTGGAGGTGTATGCCTGGGCCCCCAAACCCTACCACAAATTCATGGCCTTCAAG TCCTTTGCCGACCTCCCCCACCGCCCTCTGCTGGTCGACCTGACAGTAGAGGAGGGGCAGCGGCTCAAGGTCATCTATGGCTCCAGTGCTGGCTTCCATGCTGTGGATGTCGACTCGGGGAACAGCTATGACATCTACATCCCTGTGCAC ATCCAGAGCCAGATCACACCCCATGCCATCATCTTCCTCCCCAACACCGACGGCATGGAGATGCTGCTGTGCTACGAGGACGAGGGCGTCTACGTCAACACATACGGGCGCATCATTAAGGATGTGGTGCTGCAGTGGGGGGAGATGCCTACTTCTGTGG CCTACATCTGCTCCAACCAGATAATGGGCTGGGGTGAGAAAGCCATTGAGATCCGCTCTGTGGAGACGGGCCACCTCGACGGGGTCTTCATGCACAAACGAGCTCAGAGGCTCAAGTTCCTGTGTGAGCGGAATGACAAG GTGTTTTTTGCCTCAGTCCGCTCTGGGGGCAGCAGCCAAGTTTACTTCATGACTCTGAACCGTAACTGCATCATGAACTGGTGA
- the MINK1 gene encoding misshapen-like kinase 1 isoform X28, with the protein MGDPAPARSLDDIDLSALRDPAGIFELVEVVGNGTYGQVYKGRHVKTGQLAAIKVMDVTEDEEEEIKQEINMLKKYSHHRNIATYYGAFIKKSPPGNDDQLWLVMEFCGAGSVTDLVKNTKGNALKEDCIAYICREILRGLAHLHAHKVIHRDIKGQNVLLTENAEVKLVDFGVSAQLDRTVGRRNTFIGTPYWMAPEVIACDENPDATYDYRSDIWSLGITAIEMAEGAPPLCDMHPMRALFLIPRNPPPRLKSKKWSKKFIDFIDTCLIKTYLSRPPTEQLLKFPFIRDQPTERQVRIQLKDHIDRSRKKRGEKEETEYEYSGSEEEDDSHGEEGEPSSIMNVPGESTLRREFLRLQQENKSNSEALKQQQQLQQQQQRDPEAHIKHLLHQRQRRIEEQKEERRRVEEQQRREREQRKLQEKEQQRRLEDMQALRREEERRQAEREQEYIRHRLEEEQRQLEILQQQLLQEQALLLEYKRKQLEEQRQSERLQRQLQQEHAYLKSLQQQQQQQQLQKQQQQQLLPGDRKPLYHYGRGMNPADKPAWAREVEERTRMNKQQNSPLAKSKPGSTGPEPPIPQASPGPPGPLSQTPPMQRPVEPQEGPHKSLQDQPTRNLAAFPASHDPDPAIPAPTATPSARGAVIRQNSDPTSEGPGPSPNPPAWVRPDNEAPPKVPQRTSSIATALNTSGAGGSRPAQAVRASNPDLRRSDPGWERSDSVLPASHGHLPQAGSLERNRVGASSKLDSSPVLSPGNKAKPDDHRSRPGRPADFVLLKERTLDEAPRPPKKAMDYSSSSEEVESSEEDEEEGEGGPAEGSRDTPGGRSDGDTDSVSTMVVHDVEEITGTQPPYGGGTMVVQRTPEEERNLLHADSNGYTNLPDVVQPSHSPTENSKGQSPPSKDGSGDYQSRGLVKAPGKSSFTMFVDLGIYQPGGSGDSIPITALVGGEGTRLDQLQYDVRKGSVVNVNPTNTRAHSETPEIRKYKKRFNSEILCAALWGVNLLVGTENGLMLLDRSGQGKVYGLIGRRRFQQMDVLEGLNLLITISGKRNKLRVYYLSWLRNKILHNDPEVEKKQGWTTVGDMEGCGHYRVVKYERIKFLVIALKSSVEVYAWAPKPYHKFMAFKSFADLPHRPLLVDLTVEEGQRLKVIYGSSAGFHAVDVDSGNSYDIYIPVHIQSQITPHAIIFLPNTDGMEMLLCYEDEGVYVNTYGRIIKDVVLQWGEMPTSVAYICSNQIMGWGEKAIEIRSVETGHLDGVFMHKRAQRLKFLCERNDKVFFASVRSGGSSQVYFMTLNRNCIMNW; encoded by the exons GGTCGGCATGTCAAGACGGGGCAGCTGGCTGCCATCAAGGTCATGGATGTCACGGAG GACGAGGAGGAAGAGATCAAACAGGAGATCAACATGCTGAAAAAGTACTCTCACCACCGCAACATCGCCACCTACTACGGAGCCTTCATCAAGAAGAGCCCCCCAGGAAACGATGACCAGCTCTGG CTGGTGATGGAGTTCTGTGGTGCTGGTTCGGTGACTGACCTGGTAAAGAACACAAAAGGCAACGCCCTGAAGGAGGACTGTATCGCCTATATCTGCAGGGAGATCCTCAGG GGTCTGGCCCATCTCCATGCCCACAAGGTGATCCATCGAGACATCAAGGGGCAGAATGTGCTGCTGACAGAGAATGCTGAGGTCAAGCTAG TGGATTTTGGGGTGAGTGCTCAGCTGGACCGCACCGTGGGCAGACGGAACACTTTCATTGGGACTCCCTACTGGATGGCTCCAGAGGTCATCGCCTGTGATGAGAACCCTGATGCCACCTATGATTACAGG AGTGATATTTGGTCTCTAGGAATCACAGCCATCGAGATGGCAGAGGGAGCCCCCC CTCTGTGTGACATGCACCCCATGCGAGCCCTCTTCCTCATTCCTCGGAACCCTCCGCCCAGGCTCAAGTCCAAGAAGTG GTCTAAGAAGTTCATTGACTTCATTGACACATGTCTCATCAAGACTTACCTGAGCCGCCCACCCACGGAGCAGCTACTGAAGTTTCCCTTCATCCGGGACCAGCCCACGGAGCGGCAGGTCCGCATCCAGCTTAAGGACCACATTGACCGATCCCGGAAGAAGCGGGGTGAGAAAG AGGAGACAGAATATGAGTACAGCGGCAGCGAGGAGGAAGATGACAGCCATGGAGAGGAAGGAGAGCCAAG CTCCATCATGAACGTGCCTGGAGAGTCGACTCTACGCCGGGAGTTTCTCCGGCTCCAGCAGGAAAATAAGAGCAACTCAGAGGCtttaaaacagcagcagcagctgcagcagcagcagcagcgagaCCCCGAGGCACACATCAAACACCTGCTGCACCAGCGGCAGCGGCGCATAGAGGAGCAGAAGGAGGAGCGGCGCCGCGTGGAGGAG CAACAGCGGCGGGAGCGGGAGCAGCGGAAGCTGCAGGAGAAGGAGCAGCAGCGGCGGCTGGAGGACATGCAGGCTCTGCGGCGGGAGGAGGAGCGGCGGCAGGCGGAGCGCGAGCAG GAATATATTCGTCACAGGCTAGAGGAGGAGCAGCGACAGCTCGAGATCCTTCAGCAACAGCTGCTCCAGGAACAGGCCCTGCTGCTG GAATACAAGCGGAAGCAGCTGGAGGAGCAGCGGCAGTCAGAACGTCTCCAGAGGcagctgcagcaggagcatgCCTACCTCAAGTCcctgcagcagcagcaacagcagcagcagcttcagaaacagcagcagcagcagctcctgcCTGGGGACAGGAAGCCCCTGTACCATTATGGTCGGGGCATGAATCCCGCTGACAAACCAGCCTGGGCCCGAGAG GTAGAAGAGAGAACAAGGATGAACAAGCAGCAGAACTCTCCCTTGGCCAAGAGCAAGCCAGGCAGCACGGGGCCTGAGCCCCCCATCCCCCAGGCCTCCCCAGGGCCCCCAGGACCCCTTTCCCAGACTCCTCCTATGCAGAGGCCGGTGGAGCCCCAGGAGGGACCGCACAAG TCCCTGCAGGACCAGCCCACCCGAAACCTGGCTGCCTTCCCAGCCTCCCATGACCCCGACCCTGCCATCCCCGCACCCACTGCCACGCCCAGTGCCCGAGGAGCTGTTATCCGCCAGAATTCAGACCCCACCTCTGAAGGACCTGGCCCCAGCCCGAATCCCCCAGCCTGGGTCCGCCCAGATAACGAGGCCCCACCCAAG GTGCCTCAGAGAACCTCATCTATCGCCACTGCCCTTAACACCAGTGGGGCCGGAGGGTCCCGGCCAGCCCAGGCAGTCCGTGCCAG TAACCCCGACCTCAGGAGGAGCGACCCTGGCTGGGAACGCTCGGACAGCGTCCTTCCAGCCTCTCACGGGCACCTCCCCCAGGCTGGCTCACTGGAGCGGAACCGCGTGGGAG CCTCCTCCAAACTGGACAGCTCCCCTGTGCTCTCCCCTGGGAATAAAGCCAAGCCCGACGACCACCGCTCACGGCCAGGCCGGCCCGCA GACTTTGTGTTGCTGAAAGAGCGGACTCTGGACGaggcccctcggcctcccaagaaggCCATGGACTACTCGTCGTCCAGCGAGGAGGTGGAAAGCAgtgaggaggacgaggaggaagGCGAAGGCGGGCCAGCAGAGGGGAGCAGAGATACCCCTGGGGGCCG CAGCGATGGGGATACAGACAGCGTCAGCACCATGGTGGTCCACGACGTCGAGGAGATCACCGGGACCCAGCCCCCATACGGGGGCGGCACCATGGTGGTCCAGCGC ACCCCTGAAGAGGAGCGGAACCTGCTGCATGCTGACAGCAATGGGTACACAAACCTGCCTGACGTGGTCCAGCCCAGCCACTCACCCACCGAGAACAGCAAAGGCCAAAGCCCACCCTCGAAGGATGGGAGTGGTGAC TACCAGTCTCGTGGGCTGGTAAAGGCCCCTGGCAAGAGCTCGTTCACGATGTTTGTGGATCTAGGGATCTACCAGCCTGGAGGCAGTGGGGACAGCATCCCCATCACAG CCCTAGTGGGTGGAGAGGGCACTCGGCTCGACCAGCTGCAGTACGACGTGAGGAAGGGTTCTGTGGTCAACGTGAATCCCACCAACACCCGGGCCCACAGTGAGACCCCTGAGATCCGGAAGTACAAGAAGCGATTCAACTCCGAGATCCTCTGTGCAGCCCTTTGGG GGGTCAACCTGCTGGTGGGCACGGAGAACGGGCTGATGTTGCTGGACCGAAGTGGGCAGGGCAAGGTGTATGGACTCATTGGGCGGCGACGCTTCCAGCAGATGGATGTGCTGGAGGGGCTCAACCTGCTCATCACCATCTCAG GGAAAAGGAACAAACTGCGGGTGTATTACCTGTCCTGGCTCCGGAACAAGATTCTGCACAATGACCCAGAAGTGGAGAAGAAGCAGGGCTGGACCACCGTGGGGGACATGGAGGGCTGCGGGCACTACCGTGTCG TGAAATACGAGCGGATTAAGTTCCTGGTCATCGCCCTCAAGAGCTCCGTGGAGGTGTATGCCTGGGCCCCCAAACCCTACCACAAATTCATGGCCTTCAAG TCCTTTGCCGACCTCCCCCACCGCCCTCTGCTGGTCGACCTGACAGTAGAGGAGGGGCAGCGGCTCAAGGTCATCTATGGCTCCAGTGCTGGCTTCCATGCTGTGGATGTCGACTCGGGGAACAGCTATGACATCTACATCCCTGTGCAC ATCCAGAGCCAGATCACACCCCATGCCATCATCTTCCTCCCCAACACCGACGGCATGGAGATGCTGCTGTGCTACGAGGACGAGGGCGTCTACGTCAACACATACGGGCGCATCATTAAGGATGTGGTGCTGCAGTGGGGGGAGATGCCTACTTCTGTGG CCTACATCTGCTCCAACCAGATAATGGGCTGGGGTGAGAAAGCCATTGAGATCCGCTCTGTGGAGACGGGCCACCTCGACGGGGTCTTCATGCACAAACGAGCTCAGAGGCTCAAGTTCCTGTGTGAGCGGAATGACAAG GTGTTTTTTGCCTCAGTCCGCTCTGGGGGCAGCAGCCAAGTTTACTTCATGACTCTGAACCGTAACTGCATCATGAACTGGTGA